aaatatgcgccaggtttgcgtctccgcggacgctcggcggtcgcggaaaatgtccgcgttgggtacatccgggcccggtcggcagtgactaggtaagcaaaagattttttcattactattgattggccaaaaggaccatctttacagagatggttagtcgagttaacctaaaactacaacggccgtacctactcgccgtcgcgcggcctacaccggcctcggttactcgcagtcgcgcgccctactactggccgccggatgggccggcgccgtcgtcgaagcgggagcgcttcttgcactccgcgcgccgcgcacgccggcgaacggacatctcgtcctgccgcctgcggcgttcgagggcctcggccagggagCTGTCCCACAGGGCCGTCACCGTCGCAACGGCCACCTTGgtagccgccgccttcgccgtcgcccgggcctccacctcctctgccgctgcctggaccgccgccgccgcccgggcctcctcctccgctgccgcCTGGACtgtcgcctccgccgccgcgtcctcctccgcctggatcgccgccacgtcggcgacgaagcgggccctgcccctagccgccgccacagcttcgtccctggcggcgatgacgacctccagctcccggttctcctactcgacctgtgatacgtctccgacgtatcgataatttcttatgttccatgccacattattgatgatatctacatgttttatgcatactttatgtcatatttatgcatttttcggcactaacctattaacgagatgccgaagagccagttgctgttttctgctgtttttggttacaGAAATCCTagttaggaaatattctcggaattggacgaaatcaacgcccaggggcctattttcacacgaagcttccagaagaccgaagaggatacgaagtggggccacgaggtggctagacactagggcggcacggcctggcccttggccgcgccggcctggcgtggggggccctcgtgtggccccctgacctatctcctccgcctacttaaagcctttgtcgcgaaacccccagtaccgagagccacgatacggaaaaccttccagagacgccgccgccgccaatcccatctcgggggattcaggagatcgcctccggcaccctgccggagaggggaatcatctcccggaggactcttcaccgccatgttcgcctccggagtgatgagtgagtagttcacccctggactatgggtccatagcagtagctagatggtcatcttctcctaattgtgcttcattgtcggatcttgtgagctgcctaacatgatcaagatcatctatctgtaatgctatatgttgtgtttgttgggatccgatggatagagaatactatgctatgttgattatcaatctattacctatgtgttgtttatgatcttgcatgctctccgttattagtagaggctctagccaagtttttgctagtaactccaaaagggagtatttatgctcgatagtgggtgcatgcctccattaaatctgggacagtgacagaaagttctaaggttgtggatgtgctgttgccactagggataaaacatcgatgctatgtccgaggatgtagttgttgattacattacgcaccatacttaatgcaattgtctgttgttttcaacttaatactggaaggggttcggatgataacctgaaggtggactttttaggcatagatgcatgctggatagcggtctatgtactttgtcgtaatgcccaattaaatctcacaatactcatcatatcatgtatgtgcatggtcatgccctctttatttgtcaattgcccaactgtaatttgttcacccaacatgctatttatcttatgggagagacgcctctagtgaactgtggaccccggtccattcttttaatcgaatacaatctactgcaatacttgttctactgttttctgcaaacaatcatcatccacactatacatctaatcatttgttacagcaagccggtgagattgacaacctcactgttacgttgggacaaagtactttggttgtgttgtgcaggttccacgttggcgccggaatccctggtgttgcgccgcactacatctcgccgccatcaaccttcaacgtgcttcttggctcctactggttcgataaaccttggtttcttactgagggaaaacttgccactgtacgcatcacaccttcctcttggggttcccaacggttgcgtgttgtacgcgtatcaacctgcgcgggagaagggcccctacgctggagcgagtccaggtcgaAGCACATTAACCCCCAGCCATGGCCATCGCATAGCTGTGGGCTTTCTCCTCCGCCAGCCAAGCCTGAcggcgctgggcgtccccagccagggactcgaaggacgcgagcagaacCAGCTGGTCACCGGTGCACTCGAAGCGCATGGGCACGGGGACGtcgtcgtccgcgatgtcgtggatgacggcgtcggccggaggggccgcgatggccgccagcgcctccgcgagctcagccctggcgtcggcgagctcgaccatggcgttggcgatctccgccctggcgccgcgaggcgcccttccgcgcgctccgcgacctccgcctccgccgccaccacctccaggtccagctgctgcgcctcaacgccggcggcggctacctcgtcttcctcctcctccgggtggagctggcggcacatgtgaacaacgtgctcccaattcatgtggtcggccatggatggatggtagcttgaggtgtgcccgtcgcccccgccggtgtccaccatatatagccacagcgggggcgggaaacggcgttggcgcgcagggcgtttcccgcgcgcgcgaaccGCCGGCaaaacttgccaatgtattggatgcgcgcgggaacgatcgtcgccgcgcgaacagttaatcgccggcggcagtcctcgacgggacgtaaaacgccattagcgaccttgacgctgtcccgggataaaatatgcgtccgcaccgctggagctacccgacgcaaacggtcgccctgGCCCACAAGACATCCGCGGGCCGGCGCAAAGGacgtcggcccgctggagatgccctaaacgcGGCCGTTCTTCGCTTGTGCTTTTGCTGCGCGGGGGCCGAGGAGCAGAATTCGCGAGCTGCCCCCACATGTCCGGCTGCACGTTCGGTTAATATGGTTAATTCGGTTCGGTAAATACGGTTTTTCggtaaatatagtttcaatacttCGGTAAATACGGTTACGTATAAAAATACagttcggtttcggtaataaccatataaattcggttcggtttcggtaataaccaaattAACCATAGTTGACGCGAATTTTTGAATAACACCTACTTTTTATGGACATATATTTTGTTTATGTATTTTTTTAAGACCAAATTGATTGTGTTACATGAGAAACAAATGATAAATAATAGAAATGCGGCCAAAATAAAAATTGCAACACTATTTGGGACTTGAACTGACGATTTGTCCATATATACATATACTAACACACCCAAACCACCACATTAGAGTACCTTTGTTAGCACAACGTGCACTTCTAAATGAAATAAAACGTTAACATGAATTTGTGATGGGCCTGGAAAGCAAAATTCTTTGTTGGGATGTGCTATTCGGTTTTGTTCGGTTAACCACGGTTTTTCCAGTTTTTAACTGAATTAACTGAAGTGTATATGGTTAGCACTTTTGCTAACTGAAACCTAACCATAAAACCATAAAAACTGAAAATTCAGTTCGGTTAGGTttttttcggttcggttttcaGTTTCGGTTCGGTTATGTGCAGTCGGACCCACATGCCCGTGAGCGACACAGGCTGTCTGTCTCGCTGGTCCCACGGGTCAGCCTCAGTCTGTCGTGACCACTCGCTCGCTCACTAGTGAGTGGGCCATCATCATTTTCTCGAGACTTCCTTTCTTTTGTTGCCGCTCCCGCGCGCGCTCACTTTAGTCACGCTTTCTGCACGGCTGCGCGCGCCTTTGTTGCGGTCCCCGCGCGCCGGACGCTGGCAAGTATTGTGCGCGGACGTCCGCGTCGCTGGGTTGCCTACCGACATGTTTCATGGTGGTGGGCTCGGAGGGTGGCGCCCATGAAGCCTGTGATCCCATCAACAATTGTGCATCGCAACCTCATGGGCCAATCTATACGGGCTTCTACGCAAACGCTGACctaagagcatgtctagtagCACCCTTAAAACTGTAAAAGTTTTCTAGGATTTACAGGCCGAGATTTGCAAGTTTTGGACACATTTACAGGTTGAAAAACAGGGGCAAAGAATAGAACCCCTAAACCCAACCCGTGTAACAGAATATTCCGTTTTAGGGGTTTGAGGGTTTAGGGGTTCTATTCTTTGCCTCAACCCCAACCTCTAAACCTGTCACATATTCATCACAATATGACACAAAAACACAATGAATCATCAAACATACTACAAAAGTAATAATCATGGATGCATGGTTTAGTAGTTTTTACATCACATAATCATCATCTTGCCCATCTCATTGGCACCATCACCAAAAAATTACACGTCGGTGCCATATGCTAGGCCACTCCACCACCATCAAACCCCACCATCATGCGAGTTGTCGACACCGCCATCGCTCATGGTAGTGTCAACTACAAAGGTAGAGGAGGACCCTCGGAACATCCTCTTCCTCTCGGCGATGTCCTCCTTGTACTCCTTCCACCATTGCAATTGCTCTTCATCCATGTCTTTCTTGCACATCATCATGTGCTCCTTCTCTTCCACCATGAGTTCTTTCCATACCTTTGCTTCTTTCACCTTGAGCATCCTCTCCTCCAAGTCGGCCTTGCGGGCTGCCTCCTCACGCTTTGCTTCAATGTGTGCAAGCTTGACCACCTTCTTTTGCTCGGTGATGAGAAGCTTTGTCTCCAACGTCTTGGTTGCCAAAGCCTCTCTTGCCTTCATCATATGATCCATCTTCTCCCTTAGGCTAGCCGCCTCTCCTTCCATCTTCACCCTAAGCTTGGCCTTCTTGGTTCCCTCGGGCTTGTTCAAGTTCCTCTCCTCAACTTCCGGATCATCCATGTCAAGCATTGCGGACTTCTTCGGTGCGGTTTCATCATCTCTCAACTTCCACTTGTCATATGTTTGAAGAATTGACCAAACATGCTTGAATGGGAATTCTTTGCCCTTGGAGCCGGCCATCTCCTTGTACCTCAAGCCGGCAATCTTCTCCTACAAACCAAGCAACACACACAACACACATGAGAGAAACCATAGAACACACATGAGAGAAACCATACGATGTGAGGTTTGCAAACTTAcatagtcactctccacggtgccaCTCGGCGGCGCATCCATCACTTGGTCCATGGCGGCACTCCAACGCGCACATGCCGGCTTCATCAAGTCCCACCGGCCTTGAAGCGACCGGAATGAGCGCGAGGCGAACCCACTCCTCTTCGGCTTCATCTTAAGGTAGGCGTCCTCGATGCGCTGCCAATACCGTTTACCGGTTTGGTCGGTACCGGTGCCCGCATCCAACCCCACCGACGCCCAAGCTCGAACCAAGAGTATATCTTCCGCGTCGGTGTAGTTCGACGAGCGGACGCGGGTGAACGCCTCCTCTTGTATCTCTGTgatgtcttcatcatcatcatcctcctcctcctcatctcctCCCTCCAAATCATCATCCCTATAGGGATCAAGCGGTGGAGCGTTGATGTCCACCTCCACCTCATTGAGCATGTCCATGAAGGACACGGCGGCCGGGGCGGGCGGCACGGCGGCCGGGCGGGCGGCACCTCCGGGCGGGCGGCACGGCGGCCGGGGCGGGCAGCTTCGCCGTTGCCCTCCTCTTGGCCACGGCCTTCCTCGGCGCGGGGAGGAGgccgccttggccttggccttggccttggcaGCACGAGGACCACCGGAGGACACCTTCGTCCGTTTCCGGGAGGTGCGGGTGGTGCGGCCGCGGCGGGGCGGGGCGGGAGCGACGGCCGGTGCGGGGCCGACGGCCGGCACGAGGTGATGCCCCGCACGCCGCCGCCCGCGCCGACGGCGGCGACGTGCGGGTGGGCGGCCGGTGCGGGGGTGGGGGCGGGAGCGACGGGCGCCGGGCGGGCGGCGGGCcaggggcgggcggcgggcgggcggcggccacggcggcgggcgggcggcgcggccacggcggcggggcgggcggcgcggccacggcggcacgggcGGGGCGGGGAGGcgtccatggcggcggcggccggtgcGCGGGAGGAGGCCGGGCGGGAGGAGGCCGGGGCGGAGGCGGGGCCGGGGCGGAGGAGGCGGGGCCGGGGCGGAGGAGGGGCGGGCGGAGGCGGGGCGGAGGAGGGCGGGAGGAGGcggggcggaggaggcggcggaggcggggCGGAGGAGGGGCGGGAGGAGGCCGGGGCGGAGGAGGGGCGGGAGGAGGTGAGGCCGGGGCGGAGGAGGCGGGGCGGGGGCGGAGGTGgccggccgcggcggcggcgggggcggaggaggccggccgcGGCGGGGCAgggccggcggcggaggaggcgggccgCGGCGGGgcggggccggcggcggcggcggcgggatcgggggAGGGAGGAAGAGGGAGGAAGAGGGAGCTGAAATGTCCCTCCCGCGCGTGTACGAGGCGTTCCCAGGTCGGGGACGGGTTGGATTGCCCAACCCTCGTTTCTACAGGCCAAGAAGGGATTCCCAGGTCCGACCTGGGAATTTTTTTACAGTTTTACAGTTTTAGGGGCTCTAATCTTTGCGATTTTTCCATCAAAAACTGTAAAAAAGCGGTTATTTTTACAGATTTAGGGGTTTAGGGGCTCTACTAGACATGCTCTAATGGCCTTCATGTCCCAAGTTCAAGTTTGCTTCGCAAGGTTGCGCTGAAAAAAATAAACTTTATTAAGCTGAATATAGGAACAATTTGCACGGGTTAACAGCCCCAATGGTCTGAGACAGGGAAGGAAAAAAACAAACACAAACAATACTCCCTTTGTTTCAATGAATAAAGCTTACATCTGTTTCGACACATAAGACGTACCCCGTATTTCAAAATAAACTTGATCCCAAAAAAAGTATGCTTATATTGTACGTAATCAGTATCATCGGATTTGTATTAAAAATCACTTTCTAATGattctaattctataccaagaatctttatatatttgaagtaattttTTGTTAAAGAAAAAACACAAGAAATAAGGACGATTATTCATTGGAATAGAGGGAGTATATCTTTTATGAAAAGCCAAGCTAAGTAAACTTTGATCATACTGATTTGTATCCGACATGTTAATGGTTTATTCCAAACAAATAGTTAAACTTTACATAGCTTGACTTTTAAAAAAAATCTTTATTCattgaaatggaggtagtataaAATAAAAGCAAAGGGCAAAATAGGCACGCTAAACTGATCGTTAAATTTCTCTTTGCATCCTTTTCTCATGTCACACATGTGGTTTTGTGCTAGAAATATAGAGCGTGGAATTTGTGCAACATTGCCAAAAATGATATACCCTTGCTAACGTGTCTTGTTATGTAGTTTATAATTGTTTCCATTTGAGACGCAAACTACAGTTCAGAAGAAAAACAAGTTGAGATGATTTAGCATATCTCAAGAAAAAAACATGTTCGGGAGGAAGTTGAAAGGACATTAGAAAATAGTTTCCTACAAACCAAtggaattctttttttttttgagtgtAAGAGAGCATTATATTATCGGGTAGACAATCGAGTTTTGGTCCTGTGTTACAAGATCACAGATAATGTCCGGTAACTGGCTCCACCAAATGCAACTTCCAGCTGATCTAGCCATCTTAGCAAGGGCATCAGCCACTCTGTTGCTCTCTCTTCTAGTGTGGATTACACTCTCTTCTAGTGTGGATTACACGGTGATCATCAAGGCTTTTTAGGATGCTCTTCGCATGGTCATAAGTAGCCCATTGTTTTGATCTGTCAATATCAACAGACCGGAGAGCAGAGACCGTCCTAGCGCAGTCCAACTCCAGAATGACTCTTGTGTGCCCAAGGCTGAAGGCAAGATCGATGCCTCTCAGCGCCGCCTTAGCTTCAGCATCAACCGCGTCACTGCAGTTCCGAATAGGAGAGCATGCTGCAAACAGAACCACACCATTGGAGTCTCTCGCAACAGCCCCACCGCCGCTAGCTTGATCAGCGGAGATGAAGGAGGCATCCTTGTTGAGCTTGATCCAGCCTTGGGGCGGGGCAGCCCAACCCCCAATGCTGCCCCCCAAAGAGGCGCCATCACCGTTTTCCTTCGAGCTCCACATGGGAGTTTTCCCTTTGTCATCCGCACAGACGTCAAGGTTCTCATGGGCAGTGGCGTAGGAAAGGAGAAATGAGATCGATCGTTCGATCGTCTCTTTGCCGTTATCATGCACAATGTTGTTCCTTAAGTGCCAGGCTCTCCAGAACATGAGTAAGATTCTTGCCCCGGTGTCCATGTCAACTTGGTTGAGAAGGATCAGCAACCAATCTTTCCGGGTTTTTCTGAAGGTGTGCTCATGTGGAAGCTTCCAGTGTTTGCGGAGAGCATAGCGGAGCCCATTCGCCTTGGTGCATCTGACAACAGCATGATACGCGTCTTCTGCATCCCTACCACAGATGTCGCAGCGGTCGCAAACCTCGAGTTTCCGACTGAGTTTATTTGTTTTAGTAGGCAAACCAATGGAATTCTGaaagaagaagaaatctattctccaaaagaaagaagaaaatttAAGAACATTTTAAGGAAACCATTTTGAAATATATTATACATTCGAACCGGTGATAATAACAAAATATTTCATGAATGCTTTGGTGTTACCTGATATTCTTGACAAAAAAATTCTATTTTTCTagattttttttctgttttcttaggTTTTCTTATAAAAATCACATAAtctctccgatccatattacttcatgttactatagatgtatctagatacattttagttctaggtacatccattttagcatcaaggaATATGGATCAGAGAGAGTATTATTACTTATGTGGTATCAGAATATTTTGAACAAACTTTTCCTATTTTCAAAAAAAATCCTTCTCCATTTCAAAATTTTATTTTAGATTTTTTCCTTTTATCGTGAACATAAGGTAAGTCAATTTTTACTAGGTGGAAGTAAATCAAATTGTTCACATGGACGCCGAAAAGCTCCGTATgcgtgtaagggcatctccagcggcgcgacgcatttcggacgtccaaacggacgcgtcgggtcaaatggtcgaaatcgtctGGGCGTCCGTTTGCTtttggggtggctccagcggcacgatgcataatttttttttcattcatgaagccataatttgcattaataaaaaaacataaaaaaaccagaaaggcgtgctaaaagtagatgctgcctactggtcgtcgtcgctCACGAGGTCAATCAACTCTGGCGCCGGCCATGGAATctcgtacgccggcggtggaggaggtaccgccgcatGGGCAGGAGGTTGTGGCCAGGGATCCCTGGAAGgaccgtatgccgcacctagagggggtgggtgaataggtgctaaccaatttttagttctttttcaatttaggtttgacacaaaggtaaattctctagatatgcaactaagtgaatttacctatatgacaagactaACAACTAAGCACgatatagctacacaatatataggagatagaataggatagaggtaatagAGAGtgaagcacgcgatgacacggagatgattcccgtagttcgcttcctttgcaagaaggtacgtctacgtttggaggagtgtggttgctacgaaagccaaaccaacagccacgaaggcttcactcagatctcctgtgagcaacgccacaaaggcctagcccacttccactaagggattttctcgaggcggaaaccgggcctttactaggttcttggggcacacatccacaaccaaattggaggctcccaaatctataacaacacaacaatcaacaacaatacatcaacacaaatcaactagggatccaaagagaaacactagcaagggggccctcaacaaaatgagagggaaatgcaaattgcttcggtgaagatgtagatcggggtcttctccttcgattctccaaagcacaagggatttgggtggttgagggaggagatccgaTGAATTTGGTattcttggtggctcaacaatggtgttTTGCTTTTTTGGGAAAGAAGTGAGCAGCCAAAccacttggagaagaagggtattTATATCCTGGAGATAAACAGCCGTTGGAGGGCTGAGCGGTAGTATcggccaggttgggccggtactaccggccgcgGTCGACCGGCGCGGGCGAATAAGGGGTGGCCACGTGGCCAGGAGCGTGCGGGCCAGGAGGGGagaccggagcctccggccggggtaccggtcgaggtaccgccggggctccaaTCCCCCTGGAACCTTACTGCCGCACACGGCAGCTCCCCGGTACCGCAGGCGGTACCtagcccggaggctccggccgCTGCATGGCCGGTGGTACCGCCCGCACCACCGCCGGCGACCACTCCTCATTCCCTTTTTActcttctcttctttcttcttcttatcTTCcaatcttttcttttctttcttttctcttccaTTCTTTCTTTCAACAAACAACCACACACACGAATAACACTTTGATGTCTTTTACGCTCTTCAACTTTTGGGCATTCCGAGCATGCAACAACCTACAAATCTTATAACATGAAATGCTCATATAAAATCATTGTCATCAATACCAAAACAACTTATAAAGGAgatatgttctttcaatctcccccttttggtTTCTTGATGACAACATAAGATTTGCATAAGAATTGAGTATTTGAGCAAAGAAATTATAAGATGATATAATAAgctccccctagacatgtgcatCCAATAGAATTAGCACATTTGAATAAGAAGCACATAATCTAGGATCAATATACTCAAGCAAATAAGATTAACCAACAAGTGCAAAGAAAAGGAGTAAGCAAGCAAATTCATCACTTGCACTTGAGAAGAGACAAGCATATGTGAGTAAAGACAAGTGTTGAGTTTAGAGATCATACCACATGTAGTTCACTTAGTCTTTACCATAGATAGGTAGATAGATAATGTCTCATACATAAATAGGTAGCCCCTATGTCTCACACACATAGATaaggttcataaagcataataagTAGTTCTCAACAATAGGTAACCATAAGTCACAAGCATAAAGAGTCAAAGAAAACGCAAGCTTGTGACTTCCCATGCAAATCCCGAACCTAATAGAACTCTTATCCCCCTTTGACATCAAGATGCCAAAAAGGTCGAATAGCGATGCTATCGTCCCTATGCATCAAGGAAGTCCCCGGCAACATCAGAGTCGACATCATAGGAGGGTCCATCCTCGCCATCAGACCACTGCCTATGAGCAGAAATCCACTGAGGCTTCGGAAGGATATTCTCTTCAGATCCTGGAGGAGACACTTCCACACCAAGCTttctcatgatgctcttctgacgacgTCGAGCTTTCTTCTCTGCCACATAGGCGTCATACATACGCTCCTGAATATCCAGCTGGAGGCAGAAGGTCTTCTTTACCTTGATCTTGAGCTTGGTGTACCAAGAGGGCTCGAGCATGGGATCATATGCGGAGTGAGCCGGAGGCCCCCCAAGGGCCATATGAGCAATAAAGCCATCAAACTTGCGACCAGGAGCAGTGGAAGGATCTGCAGGACCTGCTGTAGGAGCTGCTGAGGCAGAAGGAGCTGCAGAGGCTGAGGTAAAAGCTAGGAGCCCATGATCTTTGATAAGAATGTTCTTGCGACGATGCTCAGTGAGGGGTGAGAATGGTTCCAGAATAGCTCCCTCAAATTTCTGACGCCACACCTCAGAAATAAGCTTCATGATGAAGGGAGCAAAGGAAGGAGACCTCTTCTCCACCATACGCAGGAAAATCTGGTTCCACAGGCAATCCATGACATCCATCTTCACACCTTTGCCCTTCCGGAGATGAGTTTGAAGCATCAAGTCAATGACAAAAGAATGGATCTCATCAACATTACCTACTCTGACGGCAACGGTCTCACGGTAGATGCGAAGCATAATATCATATACGGGTTGGAGACCGGAAGTGAATCCAAGCTTGCATCGACCGGGCATATAGAGCGGCTCAAGAACATCTTTGGTGCTTGCATTAGACTCCTCGTGAAACCTCCAACCACTAGTACAGTCGTCTTCACAATTTTCCGGAATAGGATAGCCAAGAATCTGTCCAAAGGTCCTCCAAGTGGTAGTGAGTACCTCATCACGAGTCATCCAAGTAATGGAGCGAGCTTTATCCTCATGAAAATAGACTGTGGCAAAGAACTGAGTCACAAGGTAAGGATCATAGTTGCATTGGAAAGTCATAATGGGAAGCAAACCAAACTCCTCGCAAATCCCAAGAGCTTCATGAAAGTAGGCATCCTTCTTCAAATGGTCAATGTTGATATACCGTTGATCAACCACCTTCACCTTGGGAGGATAGACTTCATTGAATATGCGCTCTTGAACCTCGGTGTAGAAGTGGCGGTTGCGGGTGCGAGAAGACCGAGGTCCCAAAAAGGGGTTAGCGGTGCGAATAGCCATGTATGCATGAAGGCGGACGCTGCCATAGGAC
This region of Lolium perenne isolate Kyuss_39 chromosome 2, Kyuss_2.0, whole genome shotgun sequence genomic DNA includes:
- the LOC127333619 gene encoding uncharacterized protein, translated to MDMLNEVEVDINAPPLDPYRDDDLEGGDEEEEDDDDEDITEIQEEAFTRVRSSNYTDAEDILLVRAWASVGLDAGTGTDQTGKRYWQRIEDAYLKMKPKRSGFASRSFRSLQGRWDLMKPACARWSAAMDQVMDAPPSGTVESDYEKIAGLRYKEMAGSKGKEFPFKHVWSILQTYDKWKLRDDETAPKKSAMLDMDDPEVEERNLNKPEGTKKAKLRVKMEGEAASLREKMDHMMKAREALATKTLETKLLITEQKKVVKLAHIEAKREEAARKADLEERMLKVKEAKVWKELMVEEKEHMMMCKKDMDEEQLQWWKEYKEDIAERKRMFRGSSSTFVVDTTMSDGGVDNSHDGGV